A genomic stretch from Empedobacter stercoris includes:
- the leuS gene encoding leucine--tRNA ligase, with protein sequence MQYNPNEIEPKWQKFWIEDKTFKSDNQSEKPKFYVLDMFPYPSGAGLHVGHPLGYIASDIYSRYKKLKGFNVLHPMGYDSFGLPAEQYAIQTGQHPAVTTKMNIEGGVDKQGNVIAGYENQMKKIGLGYDWDREIRTSEPEYYKWTQWIFNQLFDSYYDLSTNKAEPISSLIETFKTKGNTTVNAVSDEDTERFTAEQWNAFSEKEQQAILLKYRLTFLAEAEVNWCPDLGTVLANDEVINGLSERGGFPVVRKKMTQWMMRITAYADRLLTDLDKIDWPEPIKDSQRNWIGKSKGASIFFGIEGHDDKIEVFTTRPDTVFGVSYLTLAPEHPLVSQITTAEFKAKVDAYVDYTSKRSERDRLADAKHITGEFTGAFAIHPFTGKQVPIWIGDYVLASYGTGAVMAVPSGDERDFSFANHFNLPIINIFKGQNISEAAFTEKGGFELQDSDFLNGLGYQQAVEKAIEALEENGFGKGKTNFRLREAVFSRQRYWGEPVPVYFKDGMPYTIPTEALPIILPEVDEYLPTAEGEPPLGRATKWAFNTTTNEVVDNSLINNETIFPIELNTMPGWAGSSWYWLRYMDAKNDNEFVSKQAVDYWQNVDLYMGGSEHATGHLLYSRFWQKFLFDKGFAPTEEYAAKLINQGMILGMSAFAYRINGTNTFVSKGLKDQHETTPIHVDVNMLKDGGDELDTEKFKAWREDFVNAEFILEDEKYITGREVEKMSKSKFNVISPDTICDEYGADALRLYEMFLGPLEQTKPWNTQGISGVSSFLKKLWKLYHNGENESFFVSDDEPTKEEMKVLHQSIKKVDEDVNNFSFNTSVSTFMIAVNELGKLKSNKRAILEPLAIIISPYAPHIAEELWSKLGHETSVAKADFPIFEEKWLVADAKEYPVSFNGKMKFLLELPLTLSKDEIQEIVMKDERTIKQLGDRTPKNIIIVPGKIINIVG encoded by the coding sequence ATGCAATATAATCCGAATGAAATCGAACCAAAATGGCAAAAGTTTTGGATTGAAGACAAGACGTTCAAATCTGATAATCAATCAGAAAAACCTAAATTTTATGTATTAGACATGTTTCCTTATCCGTCTGGTGCTGGCTTACACGTTGGTCATCCACTTGGATACATTGCATCTGATATTTATTCCCGATACAAAAAATTAAAAGGATTCAACGTTTTACACCCTATGGGTTACGATTCTTTCGGTTTGCCTGCAGAACAATATGCGATACAAACAGGTCAACATCCAGCTGTTACAACAAAAATGAATATCGAAGGTGGTGTTGATAAACAAGGAAATGTAATTGCAGGATACGAAAACCAAATGAAAAAAATTGGTTTAGGATACGATTGGGATCGTGAAATTAGAACTTCAGAACCTGAATATTATAAATGGACACAATGGATTTTTAATCAATTATTTGATTCATATTATGATCTTTCAACAAATAAAGCAGAACCCATTTCATCGTTAATTGAAACATTCAAAACTAAAGGAAACACAACGGTGAATGCTGTAAGTGATGAAGATACAGAACGCTTTACAGCAGAACAATGGAATGCATTTTCTGAAAAAGAACAACAAGCTATTTTATTAAAATATCGTTTAACATTCTTAGCAGAAGCCGAGGTAAACTGGTGTCCAGATTTAGGAACTGTTTTAGCGAACGATGAAGTAATAAATGGTTTATCAGAACGTGGTGGATTTCCTGTTGTGCGTAAAAAAATGACACAATGGATGATGCGTATCACGGCTTACGCAGATCGTTTATTAACGGATTTAGATAAAATTGATTGGCCAGAACCAATCAAAGATTCTCAACGCAATTGGATTGGTAAATCTAAAGGAGCGTCGATTTTCTTCGGAATTGAAGGTCATGATGATAAAATTGAAGTTTTCACAACTCGTCCTGATACTGTTTTTGGGGTTTCTTATCTTACATTAGCACCAGAACATCCTTTGGTTTCACAAATTACAACTGCTGAATTCAAAGCAAAAGTTGATGCCTATGTAGATTATACGTCTAAACGTTCGGAACGTGATCGTTTAGCTGATGCTAAACATATTACTGGTGAATTTACGGGAGCTTTTGCTATACATCCATTTACAGGAAAACAAGTTCCTATATGGATTGGTGATTATGTATTAGCATCGTATGGAACAGGTGCTGTAATGGCAGTTCCTTCTGGTGACGAACGAGATTTTTCTTTTGCAAATCATTTCAATTTACCTATTATTAATATTTTCAAAGGACAAAATATTTCTGAAGCTGCTTTTACAGAAAAAGGTGGATTCGAATTACAAGATTCTGATTTCTTAAATGGATTAGGTTATCAACAAGCTGTTGAAAAAGCAATTGAAGCCTTAGAAGAAAACGGATTTGGAAAAGGAAAAACAAACTTCCGTTTACGTGAAGCTGTTTTCTCTCGCCAACGCTATTGGGGAGAACCAGTTCCTGTTTATTTCAAAGACGGAATGCCTTACACGATTCCTACAGAAGCCTTACCAATAATTTTACCAGAAGTGGACGAATATTTGCCAACTGCAGAAGGTGAACCACCATTAGGACGTGCAACAAAATGGGCATTTAACACAACTACAAACGAAGTAGTGGACAATAGTTTAATCAACAACGAAACTATTTTCCCTATCGAATTGAATACAATGCCTGGTTGGGCAGGTTCTTCTTGGTATTGGTTACGTTACATGGATGCTAAGAATGATAACGAATTTGTATCAAAACAAGCCGTTGATTATTGGCAAAATGTAGATCTGTACATGGGAGGTTCTGAACACGCAACTGGACACTTATTGTATTCTCGTTTTTGGCAAAAATTCTTATTTGACAAAGGATTTGCTCCAACGGAAGAATATGCAGCGAAATTAATCAACCAAGGAATGATTTTGGGGATGAGTGCGTTTGCTTACCGTATCAATGGAACAAATACATTTGTTTCGAAAGGTTTAAAAGATCAACACGAAACCACTCCAATCCATGTTGACGTAAATATGTTGAAAGATGGAGGGGATGAATTAGATACAGAAAAATTCAAAGCGTGGCGAGAAGATTTTGTAAACGCTGAATTTATTTTAGAAGACGAAAAATACATCACAGGTCGTGAAGTTGAAAAAATGTCAAAATCTAAGTTTAATGTAATTTCTCCAGATACTATTTGTGACGAATATGGTGCTGATGCGCTACGTTTGTATGAAATGTTTTTAGGTCCGTTAGAACAAACTAAACCATGGAATACACAAGGTATCTCTGGTGTTTCTTCATTCCTTAAAAAATTATGGAAATTGTACCATAATGGCGAAAACGAGAGTTTCTTCGTTTCTGATGACGAACCAACAAAAGAAGAAATGAAAGTTCTTCATCAATCAATCAAAAAAGTAGACGAAGATGTGAATAATTTCTCGTTCAATACATCGGTTTCTACCTTTATGATTGCAGTGAACGAATTAGGAAAATTAAAATCAAATAAACGCGCAATTTTAGAGCCTTTAGCAATTATTATTTCGCCTTATGCACCACATATTGCAGAAGAATTATGGTCTAAATTAGGTCACGAAACTTCTGTCGCAAAAGCTGACTTCCCTATTTTTGAAGAGAAATGGTTGGTTGCAGATGCAAAAGAATATCCAGTTTCATTTAATGGTAAAATGAAATTCTTGTTAGAATTGCCTTTAACCTTATCAAAAGATGAAATTCAGGAAATTGTCATGAAAGACGAACGTACCATCAAACAATTGGGAGATCGTACTCCAAAGAACATTATTATTGTTCCTGGAAAAATTATCAACATCGTTGGATAA